In Acidobacteriota bacterium, a genomic segment contains:
- a CDS encoding CHAT domain-containing protein codes for MAALVLLITFRPSSSAALRHSAAQLSTEKQYQAVLLQMQRQAYPAAFAECQRLLEIAPAMESAYLRYAELAIETGRIEEAAQFIQRLPNQSPTQQALKHYGLAAVYFPRQFPNDASYRRAVEHCLQSLSFKQDFFRPYPLLVEAQIALHQEESLQKYLTAALDLLLPAKAAAHYGLGYFYKVKGQYAESVEQLNEAFILAPNFLEALHEKGAVLLLDRSNNNNQIALKLGTQLLQTAQAEANLEYQIKGLKIIGYAHNQSNQPREAVQTYREGLRIAELTGELFLQDYLLAVLCNTHTASEDYANSIAACRRGLLLTSSKVTEYNLGNLGLVYRRLGDTPSGKNYYSKALELARRKNNVAQQMRMLTNLGEVEAELKHFDDSQKLLNEALKLAVQQNDLQRKSAALASLGRLYDESGDYANALASQLAAKQLAEGMDDKEQVARSLNSLGLVYAKQGNWKAALQVHAQAAQIGRQNNYVRAVWLAQRGMAASYRQLGQFEQAEQQYRRAIEVQETTRSKLREDSDKVGFWQDKVKLYKDLISLLLPPARANQMASKRTVLPVNAALNAKLFQLAEQWRARAFLDLLVESSLRSTAGNLDDALHRPLGLAETQQLLDEQTVVLAYSLDQKSSLLFGISHNSSAVYQLDGEADLNACLTKLLNALVDKTQVSPDDYRQEASALYDKLLAPARALLIGKKHLIIVSDGLLQRLPFEVLLRAPVRKGAAADPADWPYLIKDFSISYAPSVSIWAQLHHRVAHYTKAPKAFIAFGNPLYPPETQGSFASLLGGATLSPLRYSQGEVERIGALFGKDNPATLYLGAQANEAAVKSAGVLNQYRFVHFSLHANVNEANPRFSGLLLSPSLNSGTTPNGLSQEDGILTAAEIMNLRLNAELVSLSACETGLGKQINGEGLMGMMRAFIYAGTPAVAVSLWKVDERATAELMVHFYEYLLRGKKLKDGRRISLNKAEALQAAQLDAIKAGNAPYYWAPFVLAGHP; via the coding sequence GTGGCTGCCCTGGTTTTATTGATTACTTTCCGCCCCTCTTCCAGCGCTGCGCTGCGGCACTCCGCCGCGCAACTCTCAACTGAAAAACAGTATCAAGCGGTTCTCTTACAGATGCAGCGGCAGGCTTACCCCGCAGCCTTCGCGGAGTGCCAACGGCTGCTTGAAATAGCTCCCGCCATGGAGTCCGCCTATTTGCGGTATGCCGAGCTGGCAATTGAAACGGGCCGCATAGAAGAAGCCGCGCAATTTATACAGCGGCTTCCCAACCAATCACCGACACAACAAGCGCTGAAACATTATGGCCTCGCCGCAGTTTATTTCCCGCGGCAGTTTCCCAACGACGCCAGTTACCGCCGAGCGGTTGAGCACTGCTTACAAAGTCTCTCGTTCAAGCAAGATTTCTTTCGGCCTTATCCACTTTTAGTTGAAGCCCAAATTGCCCTTCACCAAGAAGAGTCGTTGCAGAAATATCTGACCGCAGCGCTAGATTTGCTGCTGCCAGCAAAGGCTGCCGCGCATTATGGTCTGGGGTACTTTTATAAAGTAAAAGGTCAGTATGCCGAAAGCGTGGAGCAGTTGAATGAAGCGTTTATACTTGCCCCAAATTTCCTTGAAGCATTGCACGAAAAAGGCGCGGTGTTGTTGCTAGATAGAAGCAACAATAATAATCAGATCGCGCTCAAACTCGGGACGCAACTTTTGCAAACAGCACAAGCCGAAGCCAACCTTGAATACCAAATTAAGGGGCTAAAAATAATTGGCTATGCGCATAATCAATCAAACCAGCCTCGGGAAGCTGTGCAAACGTATCGCGAGGGATTGCGCATCGCTGAACTCACGGGAGAATTGTTTTTACAAGATTATCTGCTCGCGGTTTTATGTAACACCCATACCGCGAGTGAAGACTATGCCAACAGTATTGCGGCTTGCCGTCGCGGGTTGTTGCTCACCTCATCAAAAGTTACGGAATACAACTTGGGTAATCTGGGGCTTGTTTACCGACGTTTGGGCGACACCCCAAGCGGCAAAAATTACTATTCCAAAGCGCTGGAGTTGGCGAGGCGGAAAAACAATGTGGCCCAGCAAATGCGCATGCTCACCAATTTGGGTGAGGTCGAAGCTGAACTCAAACATTTTGATGATTCACAGAAATTGCTGAACGAGGCTCTGAAATTGGCAGTCCAACAAAATGACTTGCAACGCAAAAGCGCGGCACTAGCCAGTTTGGGCAGGCTTTATGACGAAAGTGGTGATTACGCAAACGCCTTGGCGAGCCAACTAGCGGCCAAGCAGCTTGCCGAAGGGATGGATGACAAAGAGCAGGTCGCCCGTTCGCTCAATTCGCTGGGCTTGGTGTATGCCAAGCAAGGCAATTGGAAAGCCGCTTTGCAAGTGCACGCGCAGGCTGCGCAAATTGGCAGGCAAAACAATTACGTGCGCGCCGTTTGGTTAGCGCAGCGCGGGATGGCTGCCAGTTATCGCCAACTCGGGCAGTTTGAGCAGGCCGAACAACAATATCGGCGCGCCATTGAAGTGCAGGAAACCACGCGCAGCAAACTGCGGGAAGACAGCGATAAGGTCGGTTTCTGGCAGGATAAGGTCAAACTTTATAAAGACCTGATTTCTCTCTTGTTGCCGCCTGCACGAGCAAATCAGATGGCGAGCAAGCGTACAGTTTTACCGGTGAATGCGGCGCTCAACGCCAAGCTGTTTCAATTGGCTGAGCAGTGGCGTGCCCGCGCGTTTTTAGACCTGCTGGTTGAATCCAGTTTGAGGTCTACGGCGGGGAATTTGGATGACGCGCTACACCGTCCGCTTGGGTTGGCCGAAACGCAACAGTTGCTCGATGAACAGACCGTGGTGCTTGCCTATTCGCTCGACCAAAAGTCCTCGCTGCTGTTTGGCATCAGCCACAATAGTTCCGCCGTCTATCAACTCGACGGGGAAGCCGACCTGAACGCATGCCTCACCAAATTGCTCAACGCGCTGGTGGATAAAACACAGGTTTCGCCCGACGACTATCGGCAAGAAGCCAGCGCTCTATACGATAAACTGCTGGCGCCCGCGCGTGCCTTACTCATAGGCAAGAAGCACTTGATCATTGTGTCTGATGGGTTGTTACAACGCTTGCCCTTCGAGGTCTTGTTGAGAGCGCCAGTCAGGAAAGGGGCCGCGGCTGATCCGGCGGACTGGCCGTATCTAATTAAGGACTTCTCGATCAGCTATGCGCCCTCGGTCAGCATTTGGGCGCAACTTCATCACCGAGTGGCGCATTACACCAAAGCGCCAAAAGCGTTCATTGCATTTGGCAACCCGCTTTATCCGCCAGAAACGCAAGGTTCGTTCGCTTCTTTATTGGGTGGGGCCACGCTCAGCCCTTTGAGGTATAGCCAAGGCGAAGTAGAACGAATCGGGGCGCTCTTTGGCAAAGACAACCCGGCGACTCTTTATCTGGGCGCACAAGCCAACGAAGCTGCTGTCAAAAGCGCCGGGGTATTGAATCAATATCGCTTTGTGCACTTTTCGCTGCACGCCAATGTCAACGAAGCGAACCCCAGGTTTTCCGGTTTGTTACTTTCACCCTCGTTGAATAGCGGGACGACGCCCAATGGCTTGAGTCAGGAAGACGGCATTTTGACTGCCGCTGAAATTATGAATTTACGGCTGAATGCAGAGTTGGTTTCACTCTCGGCCTGTGAAACCGGCCTGGGCAAACAGATCAACGGCGAAGGGCTAATGGGGATGATGCGCGCGTTTATCTATGCGGGGACGCCTGCGGTTGCGGTGAGTCTGTGGAAAGTGGATGAGCGGGCCACGGCCGAATTGATGGTGCATTTTTATGAGTACTTGTTGCGGGGAAAAAAGCTCAAGGATGGAAGGCGCATCAGCCTCAATAAAGCCGAAGCTTTACAAGCCGCCCAACT
- a CDS encoding O-antigen ligase family protein codes for MALHKLHFRRTLFDWPLLWFAGLTVLSAIFSVEPAVSLHKLKSLLLFGVLYLLATNLQPAAARWLLGILLCSSLAGAGFSLFEKVYGRGMVIASIAADSPLQVQMPGAQVLPGDVIWMIAKRRVSSVAEAAQIIRGRQVGEQLEVETLHAGDPLPVKLIVTQALKQSENPLGITTAGRTRQFRVSGFTRQFLTYAEQMQMLALLCYGLLLSVLLSGQRRRRPAQTWLWGMLFLVFSLTLAMTASRAVIMTFLVALLLVSLAVGGRRIRVAALVFIVLLGGLSVYVILTARQTGALSFRDDSSLRRLNYMRAGLKLIPRHPWLGVGQDAHKLHWREWGFPGDYVTHTHSTPIQIALDRGIPALLCFIWLLATILRSAWRGYYQQRSQPLAANTAWSAGLSLGTFGAALGFSLSALANYNFGDSEVLLLLLLLMGMQLISAPRVQHKASLPTAKTSS; via the coding sequence TTGGCGCTGCACAAGTTACATTTTCGCCGCACGCTGTTTGATTGGCCTTTGCTTTGGTTTGCCGGGCTGACCGTACTTTCGGCAATCTTTTCGGTGGAACCAGCCGTGAGCCTGCACAAGCTGAAATCCTTATTGCTTTTCGGCGTGCTTTACCTGCTGGCCACCAATCTACAGCCTGCGGCGGCGCGCTGGCTGTTAGGCATACTGCTTTGTTCAAGTCTGGCGGGCGCGGGATTCAGTCTGTTTGAAAAAGTCTATGGGCGCGGCATGGTCATCGCTTCCATTGCTGCCGATAGCCCCTTGCAAGTCCAAATGCCAGGCGCGCAGGTCTTGCCCGGCGATGTCATTTGGATGATTGCCAAACGTCGTGTTTCCTCGGTGGCTGAGGCCGCACAGATCATTCGCGGTCGTCAGGTGGGGGAGCAACTAGAAGTTGAAACGCTACACGCGGGTGATCCCTTGCCGGTTAAGCTGATCGTCACGCAAGCCTTGAAACAAAGCGAGAACCCGCTCGGCATTACAACTGCTGGCCGCACGCGACAGTTTAGGGTGTCCGGTTTTACGCGCCAATTTCTGACCTATGCCGAACAAATGCAGATGCTGGCCCTGCTTTGTTATGGCTTGTTATTGAGCGTCTTGCTCAGCGGCCAAAGGCGGCGCAGGCCAGCGCAGACGTGGCTGTGGGGTATGCTCTTTTTGGTTTTTTCGCTGACGCTGGCCATGACTGCTTCGCGGGCCGTCATTATGACGTTTCTAGTGGCTCTGTTGCTGGTTTCACTGGCTGTGGGAGGCAGGCGCATCCGGGTTGCGGCGTTGGTTTTCATCGTATTGCTGGGAGGGCTATCAGTTTATGTTATCTTGACCGCCCGGCAAACCGGCGCCCTCAGTTTCAGGGATGACAGTTCTCTGCGGCGCTTAAACTACATGCGTGCCGGGCTGAAGTTGATTCCGCGCCATCCTTGGTTGGGCGTGGGGCAGGACGCGCATAAGTTACACTGGCGGGAATGGGGTTTCCCGGGCGATTACGTAACGCATACTCATTCGACGCCAATTCAGATTGCGCTGGATCGTGGGATTCCCGCTTTGCTGTGTTTCATTTGGCTGCTGGCGACTATCTTGCGTTCCGCCTGGCGCGGTTATTACCAACAGCGCAGCCAGCCTCTTGCCGCCAACACCGCTTGGTCGGCTGGCTTGTCACTCGGCACCTTTGGCGCCGCGCTTGGGTTTTCACTTAGTGCGCTGGCCAACTACAACTTTGGCGACTCTGAAGTTTTGCTGCTCTTGCTCCTCTTGATGGGGATGCAACTGATCAGTGCGCCACGTGTGCAGCACAAGGCGTCTCTGCCAACTGCCAAAACAAGCTCGTGA
- a CDS encoding zf-HC2 domain-containing protein, whose translation MECRNVVDSLSEYLDGFLSDNEAGRIEGHLNSCTPCKTVRLELDQLRTAARELPLHTPPRALWTRISNEIEAELAAKKTLTTNALPKPGLLERLRAKSFTFTLPQLAGAGALALALAAFSSVSFYRQYNSVLTMRGMQTALFAEESQLKLELDRKMVAVQARMSNWNPQRRADFEQKLSRIEDSLQNCRQALKANPNDQAHQLMMRNLYQEKKQLLEGVE comes from the coding sequence ATGGAATGCCGTAACGTAGTTGATTCGTTGTCTGAATACCTCGACGGATTTCTCTCGGATAACGAAGCGGGCCGCATCGAAGGCCACCTCAATTCTTGTACCCCCTGTAAAACGGTTCGACTTGAGTTAGACCAATTGCGCACCGCCGCGCGCGAGTTGCCGTTGCACACGCCACCCCGCGCTTTGTGGACGCGCATCAGCAACGAAATCGAAGCAGAGTTGGCCGCCAAAAAGACGCTGACCACCAACGCGCTGCCCAAGCCCGGGTTGCTGGAACGGCTGAGAGCCAAGAGCTTTACTTTTACACTGCCGCAACTGGCCGGCGCCGGAGCGTTAGCGTTGGCGCTGGCCGCGTTTAGCTCGGTCAGCTTTTACCGGCAATACAACTCGGTCCTGACGATGCGCGGGATGCAAACAGCGCTGTTTGCGGAAGAGTCGCAACTCAAGCTCGAGCTGGATCGCAAAATGGTTGCCGTCCAGGCGCGCATGAGCAATTGGAATCCGCAACGCCGGGCTGATTTCGAGCAGAAGTTGAGCCGGATCGAAGATTCCTTGCAGAATTGCCGCCAGGCCTTAAAGGCCAATCCAAACGATCAAGCGCATCAATTGATGATGCGCAATCTCTATCAAGAAAAAAAGCAACTGCTGGAAGGCGTTGAGTAA
- a CDS encoding RNA polymerase sigma factor, translated as MAAFETLYERHHRRVYSLCLRMVANSTEAEDLAQEVFIQLFRKLGSFRGESAFTTWLHRLTVNHVLMHFRKKGVKLEKTTEEGEIGEIQDLIQGVGERPRFVDRIALDKAISELPPGYRTVFVLHDVEGFEHEEIGKMLGVSTGTSKSQLHKARMRLREFLNKKKLNGQ; from the coding sequence ATGGCGGCGTTCGAGACGTTGTACGAACGCCATCATAGGCGCGTCTACAGCCTCTGTCTGCGGATGGTTGCGAACTCAACCGAAGCGGAGGATCTGGCGCAGGAAGTCTTCATTCAACTCTTCCGCAAGCTCGGCAGCTTTCGTGGCGAATCGGCATTCACCACTTGGTTGCATCGCCTGACTGTCAATCATGTGCTGATGCACTTCCGCAAGAAGGGCGTCAAACTCGAAAAGACGACCGAAGAAGGCGAAATCGGCGAGATTCAAGATTTAATTCAAGGCGTGGGTGAACGCCCCCGTTTTGTAGATCGAATCGCGCTGGACAAAGCAATTTCGGAATTGCCGCCGGGTTATCGCACCGTCTTCGTTTTGCACGATGTGGAGGGCTTCGAGCACGAAGAGATTGGCAAGATGCTGGGCGTGAGTACTGGAACCTCGAAATCGCAACTGCACAAAGCAAGGATGCGGCTGCGCGAGTTTCTCAACAAAAAAAAGCTGAACGGCCAATGA
- a CDS encoding radical SAM protein, whose translation MPRIGIELNNVCNLDCTHCFRSIYRGDERGTGDKSALFFPLDTLEKILIEGKALGYRHIAITGGEPPMHPRFGEALDMIADHAFTYHFLTNARNFQKTFKTVNTPLRRSKLNGITFSLDGATEATHDGIRGKGSYREVVTAIAMCQAAGIQANIITTVNKANRHEIDQLALLGAHLKVKYQVFGHQMPTEHNMGADLILPLSEWRAVERDVARVITEFRHEISMAVGFYTDYYLPRCAPLMLDDLNVDYRGRLTLCCQLSNYRDDDGDGEDVIGDLKKESLSAALSKLMDLVTRVQRERLDMAKSGQYEEKLHYPCLACIDRFRKTSEQPMLVQIGQVKGAA comes from the coding sequence ATGCCGCGCATCGGAATTGAGCTAAACAACGTCTGCAATCTGGATTGCACCCACTGCTTCCGCAGCATCTATCGTGGAGATGAGCGCGGCACAGGCGACAAGAGTGCCCTCTTCTTCCCACTCGACACCCTTGAAAAAATCCTAATCGAAGGCAAAGCGCTCGGCTACCGTCATATCGCCATCACCGGCGGCGAACCGCCCATGCATCCGCGTTTCGGCGAGGCCTTGGACATGATCGCTGACCACGCTTTCACCTACCACTTCCTGACCAACGCCCGCAATTTTCAGAAGACCTTCAAGACCGTCAACACGCCGTTGCGCCGTTCCAAGCTGAATGGCATCACCTTCAGCCTGGATGGCGCGACCGAGGCCACGCACGACGGCATTCGCGGCAAAGGCTCTTACCGCGAAGTCGTCACCGCCATCGCCATGTGCCAGGCCGCCGGCATTCAAGCCAACATCATCACGACCGTCAATAAAGCCAATCGCCACGAGATTGACCAATTGGCCCTGCTCGGCGCACACCTCAAGGTCAAATATCAGGTCTTCGGCCACCAGATGCCGACCGAACACAACATGGGCGCCGACCTAATTTTGCCGCTCAGCGAATGGCGCGCCGTCGAGCGCGACGTAGCTCGCGTAATCACCGAATTCCGGCATGAGATTTCGATGGCCGTGGGCTTTTACACGGATTACTACCTGCCGCGCTGTGCGCCGTTGATGCTGGATGATTTGAATGTGGATTATCGCGGGCGTTTAACACTCTGCTGCCAACTGTCCAATTACCGCGATGATGACGGTGATGGCGAAGATGTCATCGGCGATCTCAAAAAAGAGAGTTTGTCCGCCGCCCTAAGTAAACTGATGGATTTGGTGACGCGCGTACAGCGGGAGCGGCTGGACATGGCGAAGAGCGGGCAATACGAAGAGAAGTTACATTACCCCTGTCTGGCCTGCATTGATCGGTTCAGAAAAACCAGCGAACAGCCCATGCTGGTGCAGATCGGACAGGTAAAGGGCGCGGCTTAA
- a CDS encoding DUF1573 domain-containing protein: MKISAILLILVLGLSAASFGQTVEPQKADTKNAPKLTIKELQHNLGDIKKGTLAEYGFTFKNEGNAELVISNVQPGCGCTTSDFTKSVLPGKEGKVTLAVHTDGFMGAITKSAQVFTNDPGSSQFVLALSMNVIEPPTDGPKLVIAKTQHDFGELKKGVLAQYDFKFKNEGTAELTINSVAPS; this comes from the coding sequence ATGAAAATATCAGCTATTTTGCTCATCCTCGTGTTAGGGCTAAGCGCCGCATCATTCGGGCAAACCGTCGAGCCGCAGAAGGCGGACACGAAAAACGCGCCGAAGCTGACCATTAAAGAATTGCAGCATAATTTGGGCGACATCAAAAAAGGAACGCTCGCCGAATATGGCTTCACATTCAAAAATGAAGGCAATGCGGAGTTGGTCATCAGCAATGTCCAACCCGGCTGCGGCTGCACGACGAGTGATTTCACCAAAAGCGTGCTGCCCGGCAAAGAAGGGAAAGTTACGCTGGCGGTGCATACGGATGGGTTCATGGGCGCGATTACCAAATCAGCGCAGGTCTTTACCAATGACCCTGGGAGTTCGCAATTTGTCTTGGCCCTGAGCATGAACGTGATCGAGCCACCCACGGATGGGCCGAAATTGGTGATAGCCAAAACGCAGCATGATTTCGGCGAATTGAAAAAAGGCGTGCTGGCGCAATATGACTTCAAATTCAAAAATGAAGGCACGGCGGAACTGACAATCAATAGCGTGGCGCCAAGCTGA
- a CDS encoding helix-turn-helix domain-containing protein, which produces MNKLNESKNNLADALSEALRNYVDAEIVQRLGEIEIRPRDPREIVPTKVYRYVEAAKACQMSRDTLARAVKSNDLKIHYKGATPYFPGSDLLMWLERDN; this is translated from the coding sequence GTGAATAAGCTGAACGAATCGAAAAACAATCTAGCGGACGCGCTGTCAGAAGCGCTTCGCAACTACGTAGACGCTGAGATTGTGCAGCGCTTGGGCGAGATCGAAATCAGACCACGCGACCCGCGCGAGATCGTGCCGACAAAAGTCTATCGCTACGTCGAAGCGGCTAAGGCTTGCCAGATGTCGCGGGACACCTTGGCCCGTGCCGTAAAGAGCAACGATTTGAAGATTCACTACAAAGGAGCCACGCCCTATTTTCCAGGCTCCGATTTATTGATGTGGCTTGAGAGAGACAACTGA